Proteins from one Chitinophaga oryzae genomic window:
- the rpmF gene encoding 50S ribosomal protein L32, which produces MPNPKRRHSQQRSAKRRTHYKAVADTLSTDSATGEVHLRHRAHWVENKLYYKGKVVLEKQSAAK; this is translated from the coding sequence ATGCCAAATCCTAAACGCAGACATTCTCAGCAGAGATCAGCAAAGAGAAGAACGCATTACAAGGCGGTAGCGGATACATTAAGCACAGACAGCGCAACCGGTGAAGTGCACCTGAGACATCGTGCTCATTGGGTAGAAAACAAACTGTACTACAAAGGAAAAGTAGTGTTGGAAAAACAGAGCGCAGCTAAATAA
- a CDS encoding fructosamine kinase family protein → MIDEILQKQLSAALSEQLKVKIHINDAKSVHGGDINQTFRIGTNEGYFFLKLNDARRYPDMFAAEYAGLEALHAARALTVPQPLAYGQSNGQSYLLMELMVKGNAVQDFWEHFAQSLAQQHRKTQPHYGYPAPNYIGTVRQYNTPYSSWPVFYAFNRLMPLIRMAYDQRIIEQGMVQQAERLCRQLPQLFPAEAPALLHGDLWSGNFMVGPDGRACVFDPAVYYGHREMDLAMTRLFGGFDTRFYYAYQAAWPLSPGWQQRIGVCQLYPLLVHMLLFGGNYYNSIREVLQAY, encoded by the coding sequence TGAAAGTGAAAATACATATTAATGACGCAAAAAGCGTACATGGTGGCGATATTAACCAAACATTTCGTATAGGCACCAACGAGGGATATTTTTTCCTGAAGCTGAATGATGCCAGGCGTTATCCGGATATGTTTGCCGCCGAGTATGCCGGCCTGGAGGCGCTGCATGCTGCGCGGGCGCTGACGGTGCCGCAGCCGCTGGCTTACGGGCAGAGCAACGGGCAGTCGTACCTGTTGATGGAGCTGATGGTGAAAGGCAATGCGGTCCAGGATTTCTGGGAGCATTTTGCGCAGTCGCTGGCGCAGCAGCACCGGAAAACGCAGCCACATTACGGGTATCCTGCGCCGAATTACATCGGCACTGTCCGGCAGTACAATACGCCTTACAGCAGCTGGCCGGTATTTTATGCGTTCAACCGGCTGATGCCGCTGATACGGATGGCTTATGACCAGCGTATTATAGAGCAGGGCATGGTGCAGCAGGCGGAGCGGCTTTGCCGGCAGTTGCCGCAGTTGTTTCCGGCGGAGGCGCCGGCGTTGTTGCATGGGGATTTATGGTCGGGCAATTTTATGGTAGGGCCGGATGGCAGGGCTTGTGTATTTGACCCGGCGGTGTACTACGGGCACCGGGAGATGGACCTGGCGATGACGCGTTTGTTCGGCGGTTTTGACACCCGTTTTTACTATGCCTATCAGGCAGCCTGGCCGCTGTCGCCGGGGTGGCAACAGCGGATTGGCGTTTGCCAGTTATATCCTTTGCTGGTGCATATGTTATTATTTGGCGGAAACTATTACAACAGTATCCGGGAGGTATTGCAGGCCTATTGA
- a CDS encoding sensor histidine kinase encodes MKRSIEKSLHQREQSFDKLLKDTVVINSLFQRSYDEKTLDRIGKRDYFVFAYDSSAQGTWLTFWSTSQVQPEDMPEVLKPGAQFMKLKNGYYEIITRQLKTTGNHQHFVVAAIPVRMEYAIRNNFLISHFYNKAELGAEYTVHMDLPSLILPDHTILPVKNGNDETLFFLDYNKSIRAQPPNNLSVVLRVLGCICVLIFFNLFATLLAKNTNPLYGFLFLFLVVFGLRVLSYVYPFPFNLRALNVFDPVIYAKDEIFYSLGDLLLNVLLAFWMILFFREHVKTINLPVLRKRWLQSIVIIVASLLLYMVEQFLADLIQSLVIDSRISFDVTNPFSLNEYSLIGFVVLGFISFSFLFFSQIINYLLNELTNFQYRTKYVWLAAVGIIWLLFRIHNPELPFSVAMVIWLLLYIVLLDFLADRFESSVATVPFLFWLFLLTITTSGALVYYNDQKELSAREKLAADLSKQKDPYLEMLLNDLGKKIEHDEYMQYFFLDKGNKQSKARMEEVLLQNYFQGYLSRFDVAFYPYDENGQPIYPGDTTSLISFNRRMFFESEASPTDVSGNDLYYYEPSFNDYNYIGKKEFHNPVDNTGTGWLVYVLKPKIFSQERLYPELLVEGDLYDRSRESQANYSYAIYDKGVLVSHYSDYPFPIRLYPGDVPPGELTIKDVDGHSEMIYRASPEKVVFVVKQSRTFVEFITLFAYMFCLFLLIIVIYKVFDLLIKARMRLSNIRALINISIRKKVHGTIIFVVVFSFVILGITTTMFFIWRSEVQNRERLSKTMGEVATDVETVFLNQRDMDEIDNMYDPVFKEKLTAALGNIANERALDINVYDADGNLRLTTQPLMTEKGLISGKMEPMAYYEISRLQHIQFIQTEKIGSMPFLSGYMPLRNRSGDVMAYLNVPYFATQTERNQQISNFLVALINFNAFIFLIAGMVALLITNSITRSFSLVTEKLRHVNLGQRNDEIEWDKDDEIGALVKEYNKMVRKLEVSAARLAKSEREGAWREMARQVAHEIKNPLTPMKLSIQYLQRAIAGDSPNVKELSTNVARTLVEQIEHLSNIASDFSAFARIGEPNNEVVLLNEVLSSLTGLYQTQEDCSIEYVEPGRPLYVFADKTQMNRLFTNLLLNAIQAIPEETEGHIRVRLQETADHYVIVSVADNGGGISPEVQSRIFVPNFTTKSSGTGLGLAMCKNIAEQTRGEIWFETKLNEGTTFYVKLPLYEGQ; translated from the coding sequence GTGAAACGAAGCATCGAGAAAAGCCTGCATCAGCGCGAACAGTCATTCGATAAACTGCTGAAAGATACCGTCGTCATCAACAGCCTTTTTCAACGTTCCTACGATGAAAAAACACTGGACCGCATCGGCAAACGCGACTACTTCGTGTTCGCCTACGACTCCAGCGCACAGGGTACCTGGCTTACTTTCTGGAGCACCAGCCAGGTGCAGCCGGAAGATATGCCGGAAGTGCTGAAACCGGGCGCGCAGTTCATGAAACTGAAAAACGGGTACTACGAAATCATTACCCGTCAACTGAAAACCACCGGCAACCACCAGCATTTCGTCGTGGCTGCCATCCCGGTACGCATGGAATATGCCATCCGCAACAACTTTCTCATCAGCCATTTTTATAACAAAGCAGAACTGGGAGCGGAATACACCGTTCACATGGACCTCCCCAGCCTGATATTGCCGGACCATACCATCCTGCCGGTCAAGAACGGGAACGATGAAACCCTGTTTTTCCTCGATTATAATAAAAGCATCCGCGCACAACCACCCAACAACCTCAGTGTTGTCCTGCGCGTGCTGGGATGCATCTGCGTACTCATTTTCTTTAACCTGTTCGCCACGCTGCTGGCTAAAAATACCAACCCGCTCTACGGGTTCCTGTTCCTTTTCCTCGTAGTATTCGGCCTCCGCGTGCTGAGCTACGTTTACCCCTTCCCGTTCAACCTCCGCGCGCTGAACGTATTCGATCCGGTCATCTATGCGAAAGATGAAATATTCTACTCACTGGGAGACCTGCTGCTCAACGTACTGCTGGCCTTCTGGATGATCCTGTTCTTCCGCGAACACGTAAAAACGATCAACCTGCCGGTACTCCGCAAACGCTGGCTGCAAAGTATTGTGATCATCGTGGCCAGCCTCCTGCTGTACATGGTGGAACAGTTCCTGGCAGACCTGATCCAGAGCCTCGTGATAGACTCCCGCATCTCGTTTGACGTGACCAACCCTTTCAGCCTCAACGAATACAGCCTGATCGGGTTCGTGGTGCTCGGGTTCATCTCTTTCAGCTTCCTGTTCTTCTCCCAGATCATCAACTACCTGCTCAATGAGCTCACCAACTTCCAGTACCGCACCAAATACGTGTGGCTGGCGGCGGTAGGCATCATCTGGCTGCTGTTCCGTATTCATAACCCGGAACTGCCTTTCTCCGTGGCGATGGTTATCTGGCTGCTGCTGTATATCGTGCTGCTCGATTTCCTGGCCGATCGTTTTGAAAGCAGCGTGGCCACCGTGCCTTTCCTGTTCTGGCTCTTCCTGCTCACGATCACCACCTCCGGCGCACTGGTGTATTACAACGATCAGAAAGAACTGTCCGCCCGCGAAAAACTGGCGGCCGATCTCTCCAAACAGAAAGACCCGTACCTCGAAATGCTGCTCAACGACCTGGGCAAAAAAATTGAACACGATGAATACATGCAGTACTTCTTTCTGGACAAAGGAAATAAACAGTCCAAAGCCCGTATGGAAGAAGTGCTGCTGCAGAATTATTTCCAGGGATACCTGAGCCGCTTTGATGTGGCGTTCTATCCGTACGATGAAAACGGCCAGCCTATCTATCCGGGAGACACCACCAGCCTGATTTCGTTCAACCGCCGTATGTTCTTCGAATCGGAAGCTTCACCCACAGACGTCAGCGGCAACGACCTCTATTACTACGAGCCCAGTTTCAACGACTATAATTACATCGGTAAGAAAGAATTCCATAACCCGGTGGACAACACCGGCACCGGCTGGCTGGTGTATGTGCTCAAACCCAAGATATTCAGCCAGGAACGGCTCTACCCCGAGTTGCTGGTGGAGGGCGACCTCTACGACCGCAGCCGGGAATCGCAGGCCAACTACTCTTATGCTATCTATGATAAAGGCGTGCTGGTAAGCCATTACAGCGATTACCCGTTCCCCATCCGGCTGTATCCCGGCGATGTGCCGCCAGGTGAACTGACCATCAAGGATGTAGACGGCCACTCGGAAATGATCTATCGCGCTTCGCCTGAGAAAGTGGTGTTTGTGGTAAAACAAAGCCGTACGTTCGTGGAGTTTATCACGCTTTTTGCGTACATGTTCTGCCTGTTCCTGTTGATTATCGTGATATACAAGGTATTTGACTTGCTCATTAAGGCGCGTATGCGCCTCAGCAACATACGGGCGCTGATCAACATCAGTATCCGCAAAAAAGTACATGGCACCATCATCTTTGTAGTGGTATTCTCTTTCGTGATACTCGGTATTACCACCACCATGTTCTTCATCTGGCGCTCGGAAGTGCAGAACCGCGAAAGACTGAGCAAAACGATGGGAGAGGTGGCCACCGATGTGGAAACGGTATTCCTTAACCAGCGCGACATGGACGAGATCGACAACATGTATGATCCCGTGTTTAAAGAGAAACTGACTGCCGCGTTGGGCAACATCGCCAACGAGCGCGCGCTGGACATCAACGTATACGACGCCGATGGCAACCTGCGGCTCACCACGCAGCCGCTGATGACGGAAAAAGGGCTGATCTCCGGTAAAATGGAGCCCATGGCTTATTACGAGATATCCCGCCTGCAGCATATCCAGTTTATACAGACAGAAAAGATCGGCAGCATGCCGTTCCTCTCCGGCTATATGCCGCTGCGCAACCGCAGCGGGGATGTAATGGCCTATCTCAACGTCCCTTATTTCGCTACGCAGACGGAACGTAACCAGCAGATCTCGAACTTCCTCGTAGCGTTGATCAACTTCAACGCGTTCATCTTCCTTATCGCGGGGATGGTGGCGCTGCTGATCACCAATTCCATTACCCGGTCGTTCTCGCTGGTGACGGAGAAGCTGCGGCATGTGAACCTGGGACAGCGGAACGATGAAATCGAATGGGACAAAGACGATGAAATCGGCGCCCTGGTGAAAGAATACAATAAGATGGTGCGGAAGCTGGAAGTCAGCGCCGCAAGGCTGGCCAAGAGCGAAAGGGAAGGGGCCTGGCGGGAAATGGCACGGCAGGTAGCCCATGAGATCAAGAATCCGCTGACGCCGATGAAGCTGAGCATACAATACCTCCAGCGGGCCATTGCCGGCGATTCCCCCAATGTAAAGGAACTGTCCACCAATGTGGCCCGTACGCTGGTAGAACAGATAGAACACCTGTCCAATATAGCTTCCGACTTCTCGGCCTTTGCCCGTATCGGGGAGCCGAACAACGAGGTGGTGTTGCTCAATGAAGTGCTGTCGTCGCTGACAGGCCTGTACCAAACGCAGGAAGACTGCAGCATCGAATACGTGGAACCAGGCAGGCCGCTGTATGTATTTGCCGATAAAACCCAGATGAACCGGTTGTTTACCAACCTGTTGCTCAACGCCATTCAGGCTATTCCGGAAGAAACCGAAGGCCATATCCGCGTACGGCTGCAGGAGACGGCCGACCACTACGTGATCGTAAGCGTGGCAGACAACGGGGGAGGGATCTCACCAGAGGTGCAGTCCCGGATTTTTGTACCCAATTTTACCACCAAATCATCCGGTACCGGATTAGGGCTGGCGATGTGTAAGAATATTGCGGAGCAAACAAGAGGGGAGATATGGTTTGAAACAAAACTCAATGAAGGCACTACCTTTTATGTGAAGCTTCCGCTTTACGAGGGGCAGTAG
- the plsX gene encoding phosphate acyltransferase PlsX produces the protein MRIGLDMMGGDFAPAAAVKGVKLFLDTVASDAHLVLIGDESQLVPLLAEAQVDQSKYSVVHSSQVIGMNEHPTKALKEKPQSSISIGFHLLKNEKIDAFISAGNTGAMMVGTFYSIKAIEGVQRPTISTLVPRENGTQGLMLDVGINADCKPENLVQFAVLGSLYSKHILKVDNPKVGLLNIGEEEGKGNLLAQATYPLLKENKQINFIGNIEGRDVLTEKADVIVCEGFTGNIILKMAESVYDIAVRRNINDEYLNKLDSESYGGTPVLGVNKPVIIGHGISQNVAFKNMILLAQQMIESKLLEKIQESFHSSN, from the coding sequence ATGAGAATCGGGCTTGATATGATGGGAGGCGATTTTGCCCCCGCAGCAGCAGTAAAAGGAGTAAAGTTATTTTTAGACACCGTTGCATCTGATGCGCATCTGGTACTGATAGGGGACGAGTCACAACTGGTCCCTTTATTAGCGGAAGCGCAGGTGGACCAATCAAAATATTCAGTTGTTCATTCATCCCAGGTAATCGGGATGAATGAACACCCTACCAAGGCACTGAAAGAGAAGCCACAATCCTCCATCTCTATTGGCTTTCATTTACTTAAAAATGAAAAGATAGATGCTTTCATCAGCGCAGGTAACACCGGCGCCATGATGGTAGGCACCTTTTATTCCATTAAAGCCATCGAGGGAGTGCAACGTCCTACTATTTCTACCCTGGTCCCCCGTGAAAACGGTACACAAGGACTGATGCTGGATGTAGGTATCAACGCTGACTGTAAACCTGAAAACCTGGTGCAATTTGCCGTTCTGGGTTCCCTGTATTCCAAACACATCCTGAAGGTCGACAATCCAAAGGTTGGTCTGCTGAATATCGGCGAAGAAGAAGGCAAAGGCAACTTACTGGCACAGGCCACCTACCCGCTGTTAAAAGAAAACAAACAAATCAATTTCATCGGAAATATCGAAGGCAGAGATGTTTTGACCGAAAAAGCCGATGTCATTGTATGTGAAGGTTTTACCGGCAACATTATCTTAAAAATGGCCGAATCCGTTTACGATATCGCCGTAAGACGCAATATCAACGACGAATACCTGAACAAATTAGACTCAGAATCCTATGGCGGCACTCCCGTACTGGGCGTTAACAAACCAGTGATCATCGGTCACGGTATCTCCCAGAACGTTGCCTTCAAAAATATGATCCTGCTGGCACAACAAATGATCGAAAGTAAACTGCTGGAAAAGATCCAAGAGAGCTTCCACAGCAGCAACTAA
- the mazG gene encoding nucleoside triphosphate pyrophosphohydrolase: MTKSLCIFTAMEKTATFNRLLQIMDDLREKCPWDRKQTIQTLRQLTIEETYELADAITEEDWKSIKEELGDILLHIVFYAKIGSEQQQFDINDVINGVCDKLIARHPHIYGDVKVQDEEEVKQNWEKLKLKEGKKSVLSGVPVSLPALVKAMRLQEKAKQTGFEWDNTSQVWDKVKEEVNELEEVVNTGDQNAIEAEFGDVMFSLVNYSRFLNIDAENALERTNKKFQRRFQHMETLALEQGRRLNDMDLTEMDTLWNKAKDLEI, translated from the coding sequence ATGACAAAATCTCTCTGTATTTTTACGGCCATGGAAAAGACAGCTACATTCAACAGATTGTTACAGATAATGGACGATTTAAGGGAGAAATGCCCCTGGGACCGCAAACAAACCATCCAGACCCTGCGGCAGCTGACCATTGAGGAAACCTACGAGCTGGCAGACGCCATCACGGAGGAAGACTGGAAGTCCATTAAGGAAGAACTGGGAGATATCCTCCTGCACATCGTCTTCTACGCTAAAATAGGCTCCGAACAACAACAATTCGATATCAATGATGTCATCAACGGCGTATGTGATAAACTGATCGCCAGGCACCCCCATATCTACGGCGACGTAAAAGTACAGGACGAAGAAGAGGTAAAACAAAACTGGGAAAAACTCAAACTGAAGGAAGGTAAAAAATCGGTCCTCAGCGGCGTCCCCGTTTCCCTCCCCGCCCTCGTAAAAGCCATGCGCCTGCAGGAAAAAGCCAAACAAACAGGCTTCGAATGGGACAACACCAGCCAGGTATGGGATAAAGTGAAAGAAGAGGTAAATGAACTGGAAGAAGTAGTGAACACCGGCGACCAGAACGCCATCGAAGCGGAATTCGGAGATGTAATGTTCTCCCTGGTGAACTACTCCCGCTTCCTGAATATCGATGCGGAAAACGCCCTGGAACGGACCAACAAAAAATTCCAGCGCCGCTTCCAGCACATGGAAACCCTCGCACTGGAGCAGGGCCGCCGCCTCAACGATATGGACCTAACGGAAATGGACACACTCTGGAATAAAGCGAAAGATCTGGAAATTTAA
- a CDS encoding YceD family protein, translated as MKPLREFEIAFVGLKPGVHSFQYEIGESFFEHFEGERDFSDCKATVNLTLDKKVNFFLLKFEIGGTVTVTCDRCGQPYELQLWDEFNQIVKMADNPEEMASEDADPDVAYISKTESHLNVAEWIYEFILLSIPMQRIHPDTADGKSGCDPKVIEMLERMNQQAKENDNPIWKGLDKFKDN; from the coding sequence ATGAAACCACTCCGCGAATTTGAGATAGCCTTTGTTGGATTAAAACCAGGGGTGCATTCATTTCAGTATGAGATCGGGGAAAGTTTCTTTGAGCATTTTGAAGGAGAAAGGGACTTCAGTGATTGTAAGGCGACGGTGAACCTGACGCTGGACAAGAAGGTAAATTTCTTTTTACTGAAGTTTGAGATCGGCGGTACGGTAACTGTTACCTGCGACCGTTGCGGGCAGCCTTACGAGCTGCAGCTCTGGGATGAGTTCAACCAGATTGTGAAAATGGCGGACAATCCCGAAGAAATGGCCAGTGAAGACGCAGATCCGGATGTAGCGTATATTTCCAAGACCGAGAGCCATCTGAACGTGGCGGAATGGATATACGAATTTATCCTGCTGAGCATTCCGATGCAACGCATCCATCCTGACACTGCCGATGGCAAAAGCGGATGTGATCCAAAGGTAATAGAAATGCTGGAGCGTATGAACCAGCAGGCAAAAGAGAACGATAACCCAATCTGGAAAGGATTGGATAAATTTAAGGACAATTAA
- a CDS encoding PAS domain-containing hybrid sensor histidine kinase/response regulator, whose protein sequence is MTSKGKNARKIPAPDTALPAARDTPDICSLPIHAWLSHTSAGILVTDEDFRCCWTNDVLSRRLPQPIPENLPFDDLILLLKPLVTGPDTFAARMNAIRSEKKPLFGWELVLETGTTVEVAYTPVFDGPGFKGSIWQVINITRKYHVQEEIKRNEHKFRVMLNNLNAAMCETDLDGNITRVYESFCRLSGYTEAELLGKNITDVFVPEENRAFARALRRKRLSENVPLVYDMEIVLKDGSRRWVLASSANVYDRNGNITGGAGIHMDITGQKRLQRELENARRLAEEARIAQKDFLASMSHEIRTPLNAIIGMAHLLEETSLDPQQKEYVNILKHSSGILLGIVSDILDISRIEAGELQVNQREFNPRELIQSLRHTFELKLGRRPVSITAELDANLNTWLIGDDVLLNQILLNLLGNAEKFTSEGEIAIKATQESWLDNTIWVRFRVCDTGIGIPKDKLELIFRNYKQAEADIREKYGGTGLGLAIVKQLVELLGGTINVEDCQGYNTCFVFDLPFMDSRKPISASGIKPRKKLKQRTFEEARVLVVEDNQMNLRYMMSLLEKYKINYQLATNGPDATWFLNARQYDLILMDIRIPGMNGLELAQQIRTDENQFNVATPIIATTAVAMENTAATVRAAGITDILIKPYTPDQLLQIFNKYLNEEETELIMEEEVQNISGFEFHPELDVKYLTALYENNISYAADLFEIFIRTIRDEIKKLKAIVDTGDWERVKFQVHKLKPNFAMVGLTWISAKMQELENNLRTGEPQQPESAARLFDEIVADVDKYYPVVDEEYARMREFVDAASHPHQ, encoded by the coding sequence ATGACATCCAAAGGAAAGAATGCAAGGAAAATCCCGGCTCCTGACACGGCCCTCCCGGCTGCCCGTGACACCCCGGACATCTGCTCGCTGCCTATCCACGCATGGCTCAGCCATACCAGCGCCGGTATCCTAGTGACAGATGAGGACTTCCGTTGCTGCTGGACAAACGACGTCTTATCCAGGCGCCTGCCACAGCCCATCCCGGAAAATCTCCCTTTTGACGACCTCATCCTGCTTTTGAAACCGCTCGTTACCGGGCCGGACACCTTCGCCGCCAGAATGAATGCCATCAGAAGCGAAAAAAAGCCCCTTTTCGGCTGGGAACTGGTGCTGGAAACCGGAACTACCGTAGAAGTGGCCTATACCCCCGTTTTTGACGGTCCCGGCTTTAAAGGCAGTATCTGGCAGGTCATCAATATCACCCGCAAATACCACGTCCAGGAAGAAATAAAACGCAACGAGCACAAATTCCGCGTCATGCTCAATAACCTGAACGCGGCTATGTGCGAAACCGACCTCGACGGTAACATCACCCGCGTATATGAAAGCTTCTGCCGCCTCTCCGGTTATACGGAAGCGGAACTGCTGGGCAAAAACATCACCGACGTGTTCGTGCCGGAAGAAAACCGGGCCTTCGCCCGCGCCCTCCGCCGTAAACGCCTCTCGGAAAACGTACCCCTCGTTTATGATATGGAAATAGTGCTGAAAGACGGCTCCCGCAGATGGGTGCTCGCCAGCTCGGCCAATGTGTACGACCGCAACGGCAACATCACCGGAGGCGCCGGCATCCACATGGACATCACCGGGCAGAAACGCCTCCAGCGCGAACTGGAAAATGCCCGCCGCCTCGCTGAAGAGGCCCGCATCGCCCAGAAAGACTTCCTGGCCAGCATGAGCCACGAAATACGCACCCCCCTCAACGCCATCATCGGCATGGCCCACCTCCTCGAGGAAACCAGCCTCGACCCCCAGCAGAAGGAATATGTCAACATCCTGAAACATTCCTCCGGCATACTGCTGGGCATCGTCAGCGATATACTCGATATTTCCCGCATAGAAGCAGGCGAACTGCAGGTCAACCAGCGGGAATTCAATCCCCGCGAACTGATACAGTCCCTCCGCCATACCTTTGAACTCAAACTGGGCCGGCGCCCCGTCTCCATCACCGCTGAACTGGACGCCAACCTCAACACCTGGCTCATCGGAGATGACGTGCTGCTGAACCAAATATTGCTCAATTTGTTAGGAAATGCAGAGAAATTCACCAGCGAAGGAGAAATTGCCATTAAAGCCACCCAGGAAAGCTGGCTCGATAATACCATCTGGGTCCGCTTCCGGGTCTGCGATACCGGCATCGGTATCCCGAAAGATAAACTGGAGCTGATTTTCCGCAACTATAAACAGGCGGAAGCAGATATCCGCGAAAAATACGGCGGCACCGGCCTCGGCCTCGCCATCGTGAAACAACTCGTGGAACTGCTCGGCGGGACCATCAACGTGGAAGACTGCCAGGGATACAATACCTGCTTCGTTTTTGATCTCCCGTTCATGGACAGCAGAAAACCCATCTCGGCTTCGGGAATCAAACCCCGTAAAAAACTTAAACAACGTACCTTTGAGGAAGCCCGTGTGCTGGTAGTGGAAGACAATCAGATGAACCTGCGCTACATGATGAGCCTCCTGGAAAAATATAAAATCAATTACCAGCTGGCCACCAATGGACCCGATGCCACATGGTTTCTCAACGCCCGGCAGTATGACCTTATCCTCATGGATATCCGTATCCCCGGCATGAATGGACTGGAACTGGCCCAACAAATCAGGACAGATGAAAACCAATTTAATGTGGCAACACCTATTATCGCCACCACCGCTGTAGCCATGGAAAACACCGCCGCCACCGTCAGGGCCGCGGGCATCACCGACATACTTATTAAACCGTATACGCCGGATCAGCTACTACAGATCTTTAACAAATATCTCAACGAAGAAGAAACAGAATTAATAATGGAAGAAGAAGTGCAGAATATCAGCGGATTTGAGTTCCACCCGGAATTGGACGTTAAGTATCTCACAGCGCTCTATGAGAACAATATTTCCTATGCGGCCGACTTATTTGAAATATTTATCCGGACCATCCGGGACGAAATCAAAAAATTAAAAGCCATCGTAGACACCGGTGACTGGGAAAGGGTGAAGTTCCAGGTACATAAACTGAAACCCAACTTCGCCATGGTAGGCCTCACCTGGATCAGCGCCAAAATGCAGGAACTGGAAAACAACCTCCGCACGGGAGAACCGCAGCAACCGGAAAGCGCTGCCCGCCTGTTCGATGAAATCGTGGCAGACGTGGATAAATACTATCCGGTAGTGGATGAAGAATATGCCCGTATGCGGGAATTTGTGGACGCCGCCTCACATCCCCATCAATAG